The following are encoded in a window of Methylicorpusculum oleiharenae genomic DNA:
- a CDS encoding AAA family ATPase — translation MYLYKILEATTILTLREGFPLMVDATFLKIQQRTLFYQLAHAMNADFLILQCEASEPVMSQRIDHRSRQHSDPSEATAEVMRLQMQTFEPLTEEELAHTLTVNTENDLSLDTILAALKRYSVADSALLKVGPY, via the coding sequence TTGTACCTCTATAAAATTTTAGAGGCGACAACTATCCTGACACTGAGGGAAGGCTTCCCGTTAATGGTTGATGCCACCTTTCTTAAAATACAGCAACGCACGCTTTTTTATCAATTAGCCCACGCTATGAATGCGGATTTTCTGATTTTACAGTGTGAAGCTTCAGAGCCCGTGATGAGTCAAAGAATTGATCATCGAAGCCGCCAGCATAGCGATCCTTCGGAGGCGACAGCTGAGGTGATGCGTCTGCAGATGCAGACATTTGAACCTTTGACTGAAGAAGAGCTGGCGCATACGCTCACGGTAAACACCGAAAATGACTTGTCTTTGGACACAATTTTAGCGGCCTTGAAACGTTATTCCGTTGCTGATTCAGCGCTGCTTAAAGTGGGTCCGTATTAA
- a CDS encoding IS3 family transposase (programmed frameshift) has protein sequence MQTRYSEEFKQQALSKVLQRGDKSIQSIADELTISVFTLKGWLKQTRSKSTTNTMNQQRPKDWTREQRFEALLASAGLEGEALNAFCRERGLFTHHLQTWQQDFIKPLEATEPSQVSRKALKPLENEIAQLKKDLQRKEKALAEAAALLILQKKLPRVLGGKGAMIPLAERTHLLTLFNEAFDHGARKAKAAEVMGLPLRTLQRWQRPEAVPVDGRTRRQHVPCNRLSDEERAQVLALANSDEFKDKTPHQIVPMLAERGEYYASESTIYRIFREAKQVKHRHACRPSVERSKPKALIATAPKQLVSWDITYLTSLIKGQFFYLYLFMDIFSRKIVGWQVYEQENSELAADLITDLCQREGIPPHQLVLHSDNGSPMKGATLLATLQQLGVTPSRSRPAVSNDNPYSESLFKTLKYDAQYPTQPFASVTAARDWVTDFVAWYNHEHRHSGIQFVTPEQRHRGEDRAILKQRKAVYEAAKAKKPERWSRNTRNWEWQAEVCLNPDKPSDSAVKNTDTTVH, from the exons ATGCAAACCCGTTATAGTGAAGAATTTAAACAGCAAGCCCTGAGTAAAGTATTGCAACGCGGTGATAAAAGTATTCAATCGATTGCCGATGAATTGACTATCAGTGTGTTTACTCTGAAAGGCTGGCTTAAACAGACACGATCCAAATCAACAACAAACACTATGAATCAACAACGTCCTAAAGACTGGACTCGGGAACAACGGTTTGAAGCCTTGCTAGCCAGCGCGGGCTTGGAAGGCGAAGCACTCAATGCCTTTTGCCGTGAACGAGGCTTGTTTACCCATCACCTGCAAACGTGGCAACAAGACTTTATTAAACCTCTTGAGGCCACCGAACCCAGCCAAGTCTCAAGGAAAGCCTTGAAACCCTTGGAGAACGAGATTGCACAACTGAAGAAAGACCTGCAACGCAAGGAGAAAGCCTTGGCAGAAGCCGCCGCTTTGTTGATTCTTCAAAAAAAGT TGCCACGCGTTCTGGGAGGAAAAGGCGCCATGATCCCTCTTGCAGAACGCACCCATTTACTCACCTTATTTAACGAAGCGTTTGATCACGGAGCCCGTAAAGCCAAAGCTGCCGAGGTGATGGGGCTACCGCTACGCACATTACAACGTTGGCAACGTCCCGAAGCCGTGCCGGTTGACGGTCGCACGCGCCGTCAACACGTGCCTTGTAATCGTTTGAGTGACGAAGAACGCGCTCAGGTATTAGCCCTAGCCAACAGCGATGAGTTCAAAGACAAAACACCGCATCAGATCGTGCCGATGTTGGCCGAACGCGGCGAGTATTATGCCTCGGAGTCGACGATTTACCGCATTTTTCGCGAGGCGAAACAAGTCAAACACCGTCATGCCTGCCGTCCATCGGTCGAGCGTAGTAAGCCGAAAGCCCTCATCGCGACGGCACCGAAACAACTGGTGAGTTGGGATATCACCTATTTGACCAGCCTCATCAAAGGCCAGTTTTTCTATCTGTATCTGTTCATGGATATCTTCAGTCGCAAGATTGTCGGCTGGCAAGTTTATGAACAAGAAAACAGCGAACTGGCGGCCGATCTGATCACGGATCTCTGCCAACGAGAAGGGATTCCACCGCACCAGTTGGTGTTACATTCCGACAACGGCAGCCCGATGAAAGGGGCAACGCTGCTGGCAACCTTGCAGCAGCTTGGCGTCACACCCTCACGGAGTCGCCCGGCGGTGAGTAACGACAACCCGTATTCCGAGTCGTTGTTTAAAACGCTGAAATACGACGCCCAGTATCCGACCCAACCGTTTGCCTCGGTCACCGCCGCCAGGGACTGGGTAACCGACTTTGTCGCCTGGTACAACCATGAGCATCGGCATAGTGGCATTCAATTTGTAACGCCTGAGCAACGCCACAGGGGTGAAGATCGGGCGATCCTGAAGCAACGCAAGGCCGTTTACGAGGCCGCTAAAGCCAAAAAACCGGAGCGCTGGAGTCGTAATACCCGAAACTGGGAATGGCAGGCAGAAGTCTGTTTAAATCCCGATAAACCGAGCGATAGTGCGGTAAAAAATACCGACACTACCGTTCATTAA